Below is a window of Pirellulales bacterium DNA.
TGCCTTCCCACAGCTTGAGAATCATGTCGATCGACTCCGCGACCCGAGCGCCGGTATCACTCGGTTGTGCGCCGAAGACCTCCATGTCGGTCGGGATGGCGCCGGGGCCGAAACAGACGTTGAGCCGGCCGTGCGACAAATGGTCCAAAAACGCCAGCCGCCCGGCCACGTGGGCCGGATGATGATATTGCAAGCAGACCGGGGCCGGACCGACGCGGATGCGCCGTGTCAGGCCGAGCACCTTCGCCAGGAAGATTTCGGGCATGACGATGTTCTCGACGCTCGACGAATGGTGCTCGCCGACCCAGAAATCGTCGAAGCCCAGTTCTTCGCACTTCACCGCGAGCTCGAGGTCTTCGTCGATGCACTGAGCCAACGGCTTGGCCGGATCGTGGATCGGCATCACGAACATTCCCAGCCGCAAAGCATTCATGTGGCGTCTCGTTGTTCAAGGAACCCGTCGACGTCGACGCCCAGCCGCTCCCCGTGCAGTCGTAACGCTTTGAGCGTCGCGGGATCGACCGGAATGCCGTCGCGCCGGCGCTTGCGCATCGTGCGGAATTCGAGTTCGCCGGGCACCAGCACTTCGGTAAAGCCCGGCGCAGGGGGCGATGACTTGATGTAGGCGATCGTTTCGTCCACCAGCCGGCGGAATTCCGCCAGCGGACAAAACGCGGAAGGATCGATGACCACGAAGCAGACGCCGTTGCCTGTGACCGTGGTGTCTTGCGAGCGGATGCCGGCCAGCGCGCCGCCCAGCAACTCGACCAGGAGGCTCAGGGCAAATCCCTTATGCCCGGCGGGGCCGCCAAGCGGCAGAAGGCCGCCGCGCGGCGGACCATAGAACTGATTGGGGTCGTTGGTCGGTTGGCCCTGGGCATCGACGATCCAGCCGTCGGGCAGCGGTTTGCCCTCGTTGCGGTAAAAGCGAATCTTGCCCTCCGGAGCGATCGACGTTGCAAAGTCGGCAACGACCGGGTCGCCGCCGGTGGGTACCGCATAGGCGATGGGATTCGTAGCCAAACGTCCCTCGCGCCCGCCCCAGGGGAGCACGAAGTGCCCGTGCAAGGGCGAGTTGCAGGTTGCCAGCGCGACGTAGCCCTGATCCGCCGCAAGCTGCACCCAGGCTCCCAGCCGGCCGACATGATTGCAGCGGCGCGTGATTACGCAGGCGGCGCGTTGCCCGCGGGCGATTTCGACGGCGACGCGAACGGCCTGTTCCGCGCCGACGGCACCGAATCCGTGGCCGCAATCGACGACCGCGGTCGAGCCTCCCGTGTGTTCAACCGCCTGCGGCGCGTCGGGAAGGATCGTCCCTTCGGCCATCGCCTCGAGATACTCAGGAATGCGCAGTACGCCGTGCGAGTCGTGGCCCATCAAGCTACTGGCGATCAGCGAGACAATCGCCGTCCGTGCCTCACGATGGCCGGCCCCGGCCGCCGTTATCAAGGCGACGCCGAGCTGCGATACGGATTGACTTGGATAGAGGCGATTCATCAGCACTGCGACGGCCGGTCGTCGGTAATTTTTGATCGGACTGCATTGTATTGAATTCCGCTCGGCCCGCCATACAAACGGCGACGGCAACGATGGTTGGCGCGCGGAGGTGGCGTCGACCTCGTCGTCTCACAGCGGCTGCCCAGGAAAACGGAACTTGAACCGGTTACAATAGGCCGTGAATAACCCGCGTCATCATGAACCATTGCCCATGAACGTTCCGGCCGCGAACGCCCTCTTTATCTGTCTGGTGAGCATCGGCGGACTTTGCTCTGGACCGCTTTTCGCGGCCGAGTCGCCAGCGTACTCCATCGCTGCCTTCTCGGCCGATGTCACCGTGCCTTTGGGCCACCGCTCGATGGGCATTCTGCCGACCAAGACTCGCACGATCGAGGACCCACTCGATGCGCACGGTTTTGTTTTGCTCGGGCCGGAAAAGCCGATCGTACTCTTGGCGCTCGACTGGTGCGAGGTCCGCAACGGCGCCTACGACGAATGGCGCGATGCCCTGGCTGCGGTCGCCGGCACCCTCCGCGAACGGGTGCTCGTTTGCTCGCTGCACCAGCACGACGCCCCGGTGGCCGACAGCGGCGCCCAAGAGTTATTGGACAAGGTCGGGCTGAAGGGCGAGCTTTATGATACGGCCTTCCACAACGAGTGCATTGGTCGCGTCGTGCGGGCCTTGGCCGACAGCCTGAAATCGCCGCGGCCGGTCAGCCACGTCGGCATCGGCCAGGCCCAAGTCGAAAAAGTCGCGTCGAACCGCCGCGTCGTCGCGCCCGACGGACTGGTAAGCTGGAACCGTTATAGCGCTTCGGGAGGCGACCCCTTCTTGAGCCAGGCGCCCGAAGGCGAGATCGATCCGTATCTGAAGACGATCAGCTTCTGGCGGGGCGAGACGCCGATCCTGGCACTGCACGCCTACGCGACGCATCCCATGAGTTACTATGGCCGCGGCGGCGTGAGCGCCGACTTCGTCGGGCTGGCCCGTCGCCGCCGTTCGATGGACCAGCCCCAGGTGCCGCAAATCTACGTCACCGGCTGCAGCGGTGATGTAACGGCCGGCAAGTACAACGACGGCACGCCGCTGATGCGCCAGGTATTGGCCGACCGCATCTATCAGGCCATGAAGCAATCCTGGGCGGCAACCGAGCGGTTTCGATTGGAAAGCGTCGCCTTTCGCTCCGCTTCTTTCGATTTGCCGTTTCACGAAGGGCAAGCGTTCACGCGGCAGGCGCTCGAAAGGACGCTGGCCGATGAACGGGCGAAAGCGGCCGATCGAATCCTGGCGGCCATGGGCCTAAGCCGTCTCGACCGCGTGGCCCGTGGAGAGAAGATCGACCTGCCCTGCATCGATTTTGGCCGGGCGAAGATCGTGCTCTTTCCGGGCGAAGCGTTCGTCGAATATCAGTTGCTGGCGCAGAGGATGTCGCCCGATTCGTTCGTGCTCTCGATCGGCTACGGAGAATGCTGGCCCGGCTACATTCCGACGGACGCCGCCTTCCGCGACCGCTTCAATCACGACTGGCGCTGGGCCGGGCCGGGCAGCGAACAGCGCATTCACGACGCTCTCAAGAAGGTGCTCCCTGAAAACAACTAGCCGAGCTTGCTATTGGCGGGCCGCACTCTTGCTGTTGATCGGAACCGGGACGTTTCCGTCGGCCGCACAGGAGCCGACAAAGCCGCTGTGGTCGGTCGATGATCTTTTCCGCATGGACGGCCCGCAATCGGTTATCGTTTCACCGACTTCAACCACGCGAAAAGCGAGTCGCCAATCTGAGTGTAGCCGGCCGCGGCGGGATGGACGCCGTTGTTCTGGCGAAGGTTTTCAGCGCGGCTGCCGACATTCCCAGGCGCGGTTTCGGTTGGATAGCTCCATCGGCAATCAAGATTGACGTAAGCCGGCACGAGGTCGATCCCTTCGTGCTCACGGCCGGCGTAATGGTCGATCATGCGTTCCACGAGGCGATGTTGGTTGCGGCGATACTGCCAACGACGTGGAGAAACAATACAGGTGGCCTGCGGTGCGGAGGTAGATATGGCCATCGCAGATGGCGGGCGTGGCGTAGGAGTTCTCGCCGAAATCGCTGGAACTGAGAATCCGCCAGTTCGCCTGGGAGCTGACCACCGTGAGTGTTCCCAGCTCGTCGATGAGGTAGAGCTTGCCGTCGCCGACCACCACCAAGCCAAGGTCCACCGCCAAGGCAGAAAGGTCCACAAACGGAGCCAGGGCAGAAAGGTCCACGAACGGAAGCAGACCGCGTGAATCGAGCCGCACAGCACGGTCATGATGGACACCGTCACCAATCGTGGAATCAGGCGCGAGCCGCCGAGGCCGGTCCAGAACGATACGACGATCACAACAGCCAGCTCGAGTCCCGTGACCGCTAAGAAGAAGGAACCGGCCGCGGTCAGGGGTTGCGGAGTGGCACGTCGTCCCACTGCAAAAAGCAAGGCGAGGGAGGCGGTCCAGATCGCCAGGTCTTTGATTCCGAATTGTCGCGACGTTGCTGTGCGCCCAGGCGGTCCGCTTGCGCGCGGGTCGGGAGCGGCAAACTTGACGACGCTCCACCCCCGCGATCGCAGGAATCCGAATGCCGCGATCAATCCGGCCAACACCGCCGCGCCGCTCACGACGATGTCCCATTGCTGCCCCCCGTCTCGCGAGAGTGCGAAAGTGACCATCCAGCCGACCGCCAAGGAGACGATCGCGCCCGGCAGGCGACACTGCCATCGAGCATTTCCCAGCACGGCCCAGACGACGAGCAGCATGACCAGCGCGGCCGTCAAGCCCAAGCCAACGGCGATCTCCGCGCGTGCGAGGCCTCGCTCGTCGTAGTATGTGCTCGCAATGCG
It encodes the following:
- a CDS encoding Ldh family oxidoreductase; protein product: MNRLYPSQSVSQLGVALITAAGAGHREARTAIVSLIASSLMGHDSHGVLRIPEYLEAMAEGTILPDAPQAVEHTGGSTAVVDCGHGFGAVGAEQAVRVAVEIARGQRAACVITRRCNHVGRLGAWVQLAADQGYVALATCNSPLHGHFVLPWGGREGRLATNPIAYAVPTGGDPVVADFATSIAPEGKIRFYRNEGKPLPDGWIVDAQGQPTNDPNQFYGPPRGGLLPLGGPAGHKGFALSLLVELLGGALAGIRSQDTTVTGNGVCFVVIDPSAFCPLAEFRRLVDETIAYIKSSPPAPGFTEVLVPGELEFRTMRKRRRDGIPVDPATLKALRLHGERLGVDVDGFLEQRDAT
- a CDS encoding WD40 repeat domain-containing protein, producing the protein MAQVESPPTKVTLIDLSVRLWDTASGRQVAMASHDGFQRVVPMHDGKRLAVSIYSGVGHGLKLYDISQRRFRLVDSIAESWLPAVSPDDKWAVMFDSVGLRTHLWNCETKRSAYTFPANCGMRAAFSPDGQWVAIDRRDAPELQLFDVTQRRAARTLTVNVGCYWPAAFSPDGLRMAAHCDDGAARIWDVATLRELCKLPDNSWVFWLFLGTAAAFLAWSVAWVRARRGDAPSWQPAVDVAVIEGTVFGVLLLRIASTYYDERGLARAEIAVGLGLTAALVMLLVVWAVLGNARWQCRLPGAIVSLAVGWMVTFALSRDGGQQWDIVVSGAAVLAGLIAAFGFLRSRGWSVVKFAAPDPRASGPPGRTATSRQFGIKDLAIWTASLALLFAVGRRATPQPLTAAGSFFLAVTGLELAVVIVVSFWTGLGGSRLIPRLVTVSIMTVLCGSIHAVCFRSWTFLPWLRLWTFLPWRWTLAWWWSATASSTSSTSWEHSRWSAPRRTGGFSVPAISARTPTPRPPSAMAISTSAPQATCIVSPRRWQYRRNQHRLVERMIDHYAGREHEGIDLVPAYVNLDCRWSYPTETAPGNVGSRAENLRQNNGVHPAAAGYTQIGDSLFAWLKSVKR